The sequence CCAAGACGAACGCGAGCGCGGCGTCGTTCTCGTCGGCGAGCGTTCGGACGGCGTCGGTCAGGAGCGCGTAGCCCTCCGTGGAGACGCGCATCCGCGAAATCGGGTCGTAGCGGTGGGCGTCGAACCCGGCGCTGACGATGACCAGGTCGGGCGCGAACGACTCGAAGACCGGCCCGAGCCCCGACTCGACGACGTGCAGGTAGTCGGCGTCGCCGCCGCCGGCGGAGAGCGGCGCGTTGAACGTCGCGAGTTCGCCGTCACCCTCGCCGGTCTCGTCGAGTTCGCCCGTCCCCGGGTAGAGGCCGTCCTCGTGGACCGAGGCGTACAGCACGTCGCCGCGGTCGTAGAAGATGTCCTGCGTGCCGTTGCCGTGGTGGACGTCCCAGTCGAAGATGGCGACGCGGTCGGCGTCGCCCTCGTCGATGGCCGTCTGCGCGGCGACGGCGGCGTTGTTGAAGTAACAGAACCCCATCGCGTCGTCGAAGACGGCGTGGTGGCCCGGCGGTCGTCCGAGCGCGAACGGGGTGTTTCGGCCGTCGTTGCCGTCGAGCGCGGCGCGGACGGCCCACTGCGA is a genomic window of Haloprofundus halophilus containing:
- a CDS encoding histone deacetylase family protein, encoding MKFGYNETCLEHDTGPRHPETADRLRAIREGLKKRHGVEYVDADPATEEAVASVHDDDYVEEVKEFCASGGGNWDPDTVACEETWDAALASAGLSQWAVRAALDGNDGRNTPFALGRPPGHHAVFDDAMGFCYFNNAAVAAQTAIDEGDADRVAIFDWDVHHGNGTQDIFYDRGDVLYASVHEDGLYPGTGELDETGEGDGELATFNAPLSAGGGDADYLHVVESGLGPVFESFAPDLVIVSAGFDAHRYDPISRMRVSTEGYALLTDAVRTLADENDAALAFVLEGGYGLDTLSEGVATVHETFDGRRPLDPEEDPDEETRELVDDLLDRYGLDSA